The Mycolicibacterium smegmatis genome has a window encoding:
- a CDS encoding ABC transporter substrate-binding protein produces the protein MLSRLLRSLSAVAAASALAVGAVACSSSDDTGGYTLRVGATSVTGTPAGSLGWGDKEGILTDELKSAGIDKIEYSFFQSGSDVVSALFAGAIDVAAVGDNPALRARSRDARVVLLSLDSINGDAWIVGAKGGPATIGDLVGKSVTAPQGTIRDRAARQLIEAAGLSGKIEVRDVPTPESIAGLSSGQIDATVVTGASAAELKDRGFPIIDSLSQHGFGSTGTNIALTSFTEAHPEFAEAWQNAVTAVNKDITENFDAYTQWVAETDDTEVEYVRQSTQAGEFNTEPFPQKGVEQLEAAYNFLKADGSLDNEYSVAEWAGAKS, from the coding sequence ATGCTCAGCCGGTTGTTGCGCTCTCTATCCGCCGTCGCCGCCGCGTCGGCACTTGCCGTCGGCGCCGTCGCGTGCAGCAGCAGCGACGACACGGGCGGCTACACGCTGCGCGTCGGTGCGACGTCGGTGACGGGCACCCCGGCCGGATCGCTGGGCTGGGGTGACAAGGAGGGCATCCTCACCGACGAGCTCAAGTCCGCGGGCATCGACAAGATCGAGTACTCGTTCTTCCAGTCGGGCAGCGACGTGGTCTCGGCGCTGTTCGCCGGCGCGATCGACGTCGCCGCCGTGGGCGACAACCCGGCCCTGCGTGCCCGCAGCCGCGACGCGAGAGTCGTTCTGCTGTCTCTCGATTCGATCAACGGCGACGCGTGGATCGTCGGCGCCAAGGGCGGCCCCGCCACCATCGGCGATCTGGTGGGCAAGTCGGTCACCGCGCCGCAGGGCACCATCCGCGACCGCGCGGCACGCCAGCTCATCGAGGCCGCGGGTCTCAGCGGCAAGATCGAGGTACGCGACGTCCCGACACCGGAGTCCATCGCGGGTCTGAGTTCGGGCCAGATCGACGCCACGGTGGTCACCGGCGCCAGCGCCGCCGAACTCAAGGACCGGGGCTTCCCCATCATCGACAGCCTGTCGCAGCACGGGTTCGGCAGCACGGGCACCAACATCGCGCTGACGTCGTTCACCGAAGCGCACCCCGAATTCGCCGAGGCCTGGCAGAACGCCGTCACCGCGGTCAACAAGGACATCACCGAGAACTTCGACGCCTACACGCAGTGGGTCGCCGAAACCGATGACACCGAGGTCGAGTACGTCCGCCAGTCCACCCAGGCCGGCGAGTTCAACACCGAACCGTTCCCCCAGAAAGGCGTCGAACAGCTCGAGGCCGCGTACAACTTCCTCAAGGCCGACGGCTCGCTGGACAACGAGTACTCGGTGGCCGAGTGGGCCGGGGCCAAGTCATGA
- a CDS encoding ABC transporter permease — protein MTATAVAPEAAGPDLVDITAIHIRRKSLWALIPRPLRRLMGPALILLAWTVGSGTGLLNTDLFPPPTDVAATAWRLFDNGQLATHIGASAVRVLVGTVLGILIGVVLAVLAGLTRTGEDLLDWTMQILKAVPNFALTPLLIIWMGIGEGPKIVLITTGVAIAIYINTYSGIRGVDRQLVEMAQTLEAPRRTLITQVILPGAMPNFLVGLRLGLSSAWLSLIFAEMINTTEGIGFLMSRAQTNLQFDVSLLVIVIYAIAGLLSYSLVRLLERLLLSWRNGFDGVS, from the coding sequence ATGACGGCCACCGCCGTCGCACCCGAGGCCGCGGGACCCGACCTCGTCGACATCACGGCGATCCACATCAGGCGAAAGAGCCTGTGGGCGCTGATCCCCCGGCCGCTGCGCCGCCTGATGGGCCCGGCCCTGATCCTGCTCGCGTGGACCGTGGGCTCAGGAACCGGCCTGCTCAACACCGACCTGTTCCCGCCACCCACCGATGTCGCGGCCACGGCATGGCGCCTGTTCGACAACGGTCAACTCGCCACGCACATCGGCGCCTCGGCGGTGCGGGTGCTGGTCGGCACGGTCCTCGGCATCCTGATCGGTGTGGTGCTCGCCGTGCTCGCGGGCCTGACCCGCACGGGCGAGGACCTGCTGGACTGGACGATGCAGATCCTCAAGGCAGTACCGAATTTCGCGCTCACACCGCTGTTGATCATCTGGATGGGCATCGGTGAAGGACCCAAGATCGTCCTGATCACCACGGGCGTCGCGATCGCGATCTACATCAACACCTACTCGGGTATCCGGGGCGTGGACCGCCAACTCGTCGAGATGGCCCAGACCCTCGAAGCGCCGCGCCGCACGCTCATCACGCAGGTGATCCTGCCCGGCGCGATGCCGAATTTCCTTGTCGGACTGCGGCTCGGGCTGTCGAGCGCGTGGCTCAGCCTGATCTTCGCGGAGATGATCAACACCACCGAGGGCATCGGATTCCTGATGTCACGCGCGCAGACCAACCTGCAGTTCGACGTGTCGCTGTTGGTCATCGTCATCTACGCCATCGCAGGCCTGCTGTCCTACAGCCTGGTGCGCCTCTTGGAGCGGCTTCTACTGTCGTGGCGCAACGGATTCGACGGGGTCTCATGA
- a CDS encoding ABC transporter ATP-binding protein: MSAVVQVRGLRRSFGAQQVLDDLELQIDDGEFVAMLGRSGSGKSTLLRILAGLDDDVTGSVVVPRSRAVVFQNPRLLPWRRALANVTFALRDGGPDEPSRTARARAALDEVGLSDKARSWPLSLSGGEAQRVSLARALVREPDLLLLDEPFGALDALTRLKMYRLLHELWARRHMAVLHVTHDVDEAILLADRVVVLSGGQVSLDRRVDLPFPRSRGDDGFDDLRRVLLAELGVREEVGHDR, translated from the coding sequence ATGAGCGCCGTGGTTCAGGTGCGCGGCCTGCGCCGGTCATTCGGGGCCCAGCAGGTGCTCGACGATCTCGAATTGCAGATCGACGACGGCGAATTCGTCGCCATGCTGGGCCGGTCGGGCTCCGGGAAGAGCACGCTGCTGCGCATCCTCGCGGGCCTCGACGACGACGTCACAGGATCCGTGGTGGTGCCGCGCTCGCGTGCCGTGGTGTTCCAGAACCCGCGCCTGCTGCCGTGGCGTCGCGCGCTGGCCAATGTGACGTTCGCGCTGCGCGACGGCGGTCCCGACGAGCCGAGCCGCACCGCGCGGGCCCGCGCCGCGCTCGACGAGGTCGGGCTCTCCGACAAGGCCAGGAGCTGGCCGCTGTCGCTGTCCGGCGGTGAGGCGCAACGCGTTTCCCTGGCGCGGGCACTGGTGCGGGAACCGGATCTGTTGTTGCTCGACGAACCGTTCGGGGCGCTCGACGCCTTGACCCGGCTCAAGATGTACCGCCTGCTTCACGAGTTGTGGGCGCGACGGCACATGGCCGTCCTGCACGTCACCCACGACGTCGACGAGGCGATCCTGCTCGCCGACCGGGTCGTGGTGCTCTCGGGTGGCCAGGTCTCGCTCGACCGGCGCGTCGACCTGCCGTTCCCCCGCAGCCGCGGCGACGACGGCTTCGACGATCTGCGCCGCGTGCTGCTCGCCGAACTCGGTGTGCGTGAAGAGGTGGGACATGACCGGTAG